CCCCGGCTTCGCCCACATCTCCGCGGGATAGGCGCGCGCGTTGAAGAGGGCCGCGTCCTCGCATGGGTTCTTCTCCTCGTCCATGCGGGATCCGGAGATCTCCTCCGGCACGGAATCGCCGATCGCGACGAGACGGTTCGCCAGCCAGTCGAGAAGCGCGCGGTCCTTTCGGATCACGTCGAGGACGCGCTCGTAGTTCGCCGCGACCTGCGCGCGCTGTTCGCCCGGGTCCTTCGGGAGCGGCTTCCCGAACCCCTCGAACGCGACGCCGTACTTCTCCGCGAACGCCTTCTTCGTCTCCCAATAAAGATCCGAGTTCGCGCCGTGAGGCGAGCCGTGCGACTTGTTGTCGTACTTGAGATAGTCCCTTCCCTTGCGCGTCTTGACCCAAACCACCCCCGGCCGGCTCTCGGCGTTCGCGCCGTGCGCGATCTCGAGAAGCGCGCGCGTCACGGGACCCCATTCGCACCCCCGCTCGGTTCCGGCGACGCGCCAGCCGTACGGCTCGAACCACTCGCGAGGCCCGCCGTGAACGACCGACGAGATGCGATGATCGTCGATGCCGAAGTCGTTCCAATCGACGACGTAGACGAGATTGCCGAGACCGAGCCCCCACGCGGAGTTCTTCGTCTCGTGCGAGGCGCCCGCGGTAAGACCGCCGTCCCCCTCGAACGCGAAGACGCGCACTCCCTCCGCGCCTGCGCGCTTCAGCGCGAACGCTTCTCCCGCCGCCGCGGGAGATCCGTGCCCCGAGGGGCCGGTGTTGAACTTGAGGAAGAGGGTGCGTCCCTCCATCTCGGCGTGTCCCGCGAGGCCCCCCCGCCGGCGAAAACCAAGGAGGTGCTCCGCGTAGAGCGCGCGCGTCTCCTCCTTCCGGATTCGGAAACGCGCCTCCCCCGTCTCGCGATGCTTCGCGCGCATCGCCTCGTTCAGCACAGCGAGCGCCGCGTACACGAGAGGGACCGTGTGCCCGGCGACGAGAACGAACCGGTCGCCGAATCGCGCGTCCGGTCTTCGGATGTCCCACCGCATGACGCCGCCAAGAAGGGTCGCGACGAGGGCGTGCACCTTGGAGCGCGAACCGCCCGGGTGTCCGCTCTGGCGCCAGTTCAACATCATGTCGATGAACTGATCGATGCAGTCCTTGAGGATCTCCCACTTCGGGAAGTCCGGCTCCACCTGACGGTACAGTTCGTCCACGCGGTTCATAGATAACCCCTTCGATCGGATTCTTGCCCAGGAAGAACCAACAGATGCGGCAGGACTTGGGAATCGTAGCGGAAAGGGCGCGCGATCGCAAGCTGCGGGCGCGCCTGACAAGAAGCCTATTCTCGCTCGCGCCGCCGTGCGCTCACCGGCCTTGGCCGAGGGCGCACGCGCACGCACGCTCTTGCGAACGACTCGCTTCGGGATCTCGCCGCCGTCACGCCGCCGCGTGGTGGTCGGCTGGCCTCGGTCCCCCGCCGGTCTCCGGACCGATCTGGACCGCGGAGTCGCAGCTTCCCCAGGCGTTCAGCTCGTAGTCGTCCGCCTCCGGATCGTTGTACCAGCCGTCCCGGCAGAGGAACTTGTACGCGTACTTCCCAGGAGCAAGCGGCAAGGCGAGATGCCACGATCCGTCGTTTCGGCGGATCATCGGGTGCGAGCGTTCGTTCCAGTTGTTGAAATCTCCCACGAGATACACGGGGCCCCGAGCAGGTTCGGAGAACCGAAACAGCACACGGCCCGTCGGGTCGATCCGCACCATCTCTCCTCCCTTTCGGATCGATCTCTCATCTCGGAATATAGCACGCGTTCTCTCTGTCGCCACCCGGTCGAGAATCGGCCGGCGTCGCTCAGATGCGAGCCGCGAGTCTCGGGGCCGCGATCGCTGGAATCAGAGAAGAAGGCGCTCGACGGTCGCGAGAAGCCCATCCTTGCGCGGCACCGCGTCCGGAAGGATCGTGTCGCCCGCGCACGGAGGACGTCCGCCGTGGGGACATTCGCGGCACGAGAGGCAGAGGATCTTGCCTCCCGCAAGGCGAAGGCGGGAGAGAAGGCGCTCGCAACCCGCAGGGTTTCCCCAGAGGTCGGCGATGATGAGGTCGGGGCGCTCACCGCGCCGGACGCGCGCGATTCCCTCGCGGATCGGGACCGCGATGCACGCATGCGGGCTGCGGCGGAAGAGAGCCAGAAACGTCTGGCGGAGACCCTGGTCGTCCTCGACGACGAGGATCTTCTTCCTGAGCCCCACGGAACGCACTCCCTGGCCCGGAACCTATCCCCGGGCCGGCCGGGGAGTGGAGTTCTACTTCTTCGGCGACGCGGCCTTCATGCCGGCGTCGAGCGCCTTTTCGTTCAGATCGAGAAGCTGGGTCCTCCGAATATGCAAACGGAGGGCATTCAGCGCCTGTTCACGATCGAAGATTCCCGTGATCCCGAGATAGGCGCCGAGCATCACGACGTTCGCGACGCGCGTGTTCCCGATCGAGTCGGCGATCTGGGTTGCGGGGATCGCGTAGCTGCGGAGCCTCTCCGGCACCGGCACCCCCTCGATCAGCGAGGAGTCGTAGAGGAGCATCCCGTTGTCGATGACGTCGTTGACGAACCTCTCGTACGAGGGGCGGTTCATCGCGACGAGCACGTTCGGGAGCGAAACCGTCGGGCTCCCGATCCGTTCCGACGAGATCACCACGTGGCAGTTGGCCGTTCCCCCGCGCATCTCCGGCCCGTACGAGGGGAGCCATGTGACTCGGTGGCCCGCCTGCATCCCCGCTTCGGCGAGCACCTCGCCGAGGAAGAGGATTCCCTGTCCGCCGAAGCCGGCCACCTTCATGCGCACCGTCTCGCGGAGGGGCGCGGAGGGCTTCGGGATCGTCGCCGCTTCGCCGGTCTGGATTCCGAGGGCCTCGGCGACCGTCTCGAGCTTCGGCTCCTCCACGGGAGGGAGCTCTTCCTTGCTCCGATCGCGATAGACACCGAGAGGGAACACCGGAAGCATGTTCTTTGTGATCCACTCCCTCGAATCGGGCGGCGAGAGCTTCCATCCGGTCGGACAGGGAGAGAGGATCTCAACCAGCGAGAAACCGCGCCCTTCCACCTGCATCTGGATCGCCTTCTTGATCGCCTTGCGGGCCTTCGCGGTCGTCTTCGGGTCGATGAGCGCGACCCGCTCGAGATAGACGGGCGCCTCGAGCGAGGCAAGAAGCTCGCACACGCGGATCGGGAACCCCTCGTTCGCGCGGGTCCGACCGCGCGGCGTGGTCGAGGTCCTCTGGCCGAGCAGCGTGGTCGGCGCCATCTGGCCTCCGGTCATCCCGTAGATCGCGTTGTTGATGAAGAAGACGGTCATGTTCTCCCCGCGGTTCGCCGCCTGGAGAATATTGTTCCCGCCGATCGCGGCGAGGTCCCCGTCTCCCTGGTAGCTCATCACGATCGTGTGCGGCTGCGCGCGCTTCACACCGGTCGCAGCCGCGGGCGCGCGCCCGTGGGCGACCTGAATGTGCCCCATGTTGAAGTAGTAGTACGCGAACACGCTGCATCCGACCGGGCTCATCAACACCGCGCGGTCCGCAACCCCGAGCTCGTCCACCGCCTCGCCGATCATCTTGTGAACGTTCCCATGCCCGCACCCCGGGCAGTAGTGGGTCGATTCTTTGTCCGGGCCCGGCTTGTACTTGTACTGGTCGAGAATGCTCTTCGCCTTCTCCTTCACCACCATGTCCATTACGCCACCCCCTCCCGAACCTCGAGGATGCTCACGATTTCCTCCGCGCTCGGGACCATTCCGCCGGTTCTCCGGAAGAGGCGGACCGGCTTTCTTCCCTCGACGGCGAGCCGAACATCCTCGATTAGCTGGCCCGTGGAGAGCTCCGCGACGATGAATTCCTCGACGCTCTCCGCGCGCTTGCGGATGATGTCGGTCGGGAACGGCCAGAGGGTGATCGGCCGGATCATGCCGACGCGGACCCCCTTCTTTCTTGCCGCATCCACCGCCGAGAGGACGATCCGCGAGACGACGCCGTAGCCGATCAGGATCACGTCGGCGTCCTCGGTCCGATACTCCTCGTAGCGCACCTCGTTCGCTTGAACCGTCTGGTACTTCTTGAAGAGATGCTCGACGTGGACCTCGAGCTCCTCGGCCGAGAGGTGGATCGAGCTGACGAGGTTCCCCTGCGTTCGGCTCGTCCCGTCCACCGCCCAGGGCTTCTCCGGCTTCCAGATCTCCCGGATCGAGAGGTCGACCGGCTCCATCATCTGCCCGATGTAGCCGTCCGCGAGGATGACCGCCGGGTTCCGGTACTTGTCGGCCAACTCAAAGGCGAGGATCGTGAGATCGCACATCTCCTGCGCGCAATTCGGCGAGAGGACGATGTTCCGGTAGTTCCCGTGCCCTCCCCCCTTCACGACCTGGAAGTAGTCCCCTTGCTCGGGCGCGATGTTCCCGAGCCCCGGGCCCCCGCGCACGATGTCGACCACGACGATCGGAAGCTCCGCGCCGGCGGAGTAGGAGATTCCTTCCTGCTTCAAGCTGATTCCGGGCCCGGAGGAGGCGGTCATCGCGCGCACTCCGGTCGCCGCGGCGCCGTAGACCATGTTGATCGCGGCGACCTCGCTTTCCGCCTGGAGGAAAGTGCGCCCGAGCGGAGGGAAGTACAGGGCCGCGGTCTCCGCGATCTCGCTTGCCGGTGTGATCGGGTAGCCGAAGTACGCGCGGCAGTCGGCGAGGATCGCGCCCATGATCACCGCCTTGTTCCCTTTCATGAGTTTCCGCGCCATCAGCTTTCTCCTTTGGCGGGGCCGCCGCGCTTGTAGACGCGAATCGCCCGCGGCTCGGGGCATGAATAGAAGCAGATTCCGCACCCCGTGCACCGGATGTTGAGCGCCTTCGCGGGGTGATAGCCCATCCGATTCAGGTGGGGAGCGATCTCGATGTCGTGCTGCGGGCAGTCGTCGATGCAGAGGAAGCACCCCTTGCAGTGATCCTCCGAGATCTCGATCCACCCTTTCGTGCTCTTGACCGCTTCGGTTGTCATCGTCCCATCACTTCCTCCGCCGCCCGGGACGGCGGATGCCTGGTTGATCCGTTCGACTTTCCGTCATGCTCTCCCTCTTCGCGCGCGTGCAAGGCACGTGCCACCGCCGCCCGGTCCTCCTTGATTCTAACACATTGAGGCCGAAATGCTTGCCCTTCCCTTCCGACCGGCGCGGCTCCCGCCGTTGACAGCTTGGCTTCAGCTGGAACCTCGGTCCGGGACAAAATGGCAATCCCAGCGCCCGGCTCCGCTCGCTCTACTCCTCGGGCCGTGGGGCGGGGGACGGCGGGTTCTCCAGCTTCCGGTAGATCGTGCGCGACGCGATCCCGAGAAGGCGCGCGGCGAGCTCCTTGTTCCCCTGCGTGCGCCGCAGGGTCTCCTGAATGATCTTGTGTTCCGCCTCCTGCATCGTCATCCCGAACGGGATGCGGATCATATGCTCGCTCCCCTGTCTCTCCACGAGCGCGGGAGGAAGATCGTCCGGCTGGATCAAGCGGCCCTTCCCGAGAACCACCGCCCGCTCGATCACGTTCTCGAGCTCGCGGACGTTCCCCGGCCATGCGTATTTCATGAAGCGCTCGAGAGCCTCTTGGCTCAGCCCCTCGAGCGACTTACCGTTGCGCAGGTTGTACACCTGAATGAAATGCTCCGCGAGGAGAGGGATGTCCTCCGGGCGGTCGCGGAGCGGGGGGATGTGGATCGTCACGACGTTCAATCGGTAGTAGAGATCCTTGCGGAAGCGCCTCTCGCGGATCGCCTCCTCCAGGTTGGCGTTGGTCGCCGCGATCAGCCGTACGTCGCCGCGGATCGTCTCGGTTCCCCCGACCCGCTCGAACTCCCCCTCTTGCAGGACGCGAAGGAGCTTCACCTGCGTCGCCGGAGAGGTCTCGCTGATCTCGTCGAGGAAGAGCGTGCCGCCGTCGGCGAGCTCGAAGCGCCCCTTCCTCTGCGCGATCGCCCCGGTGAACGCGCCTTTCTCGTGCCCGAAGAGCTCGGCCTCGAGGAGCGTCTCGGGAATCGCCGCGCAGTTCACCTTGATGAACGGGAAGTCCTTCCGGTGGCTCGCGAAGTGGACGATGTTCGCGATCACCTCCTTCCCGGTTCCGCTCTCCCCCTCGATGAGGACCGAGGCGCTGCTCGGCGCGACCTGCTCCGCGACCTCGATCACCTTCTTCATCGCCAACGAGACGCCGATCGGGCGGGGGATCTTCTCCATGCTCTGGAGCCGCTCGCGAAGCTCCCGGTTCTCGCTCGCGAGCGCTTGCCGTTCGAGCGCCTTCTCGATCGATTTGAGGATGAGGGGTTTCTTGACCGGTTTCTGAATGAAATCGTACGCGCCGTCCTTCATCGCGCGCACGGCGTCGTCGATCGTCCCGTAGCCGGTGATCATGAGGACTTCGGTTTCGGGCGACGCGATCTTCAGCATCTTGAGGAGCTCGAGGCCGTCGATGTCGGGGAGGCGAAGATCGCAGAGCGCGACGCGGAAACGGCGCTTGCGGATCTCGGCCATCGCCTCTTTGCCGTCGGAGGCGGTGTGCACGTCGAGCCCCTCGCGCGTGAGGAGCCTTCGGAACGACTGGCGGATTTCCGCCTCATCGTCGATGACGAGAACCGAGGCTTTCTGGATCTCGCCGCTCATTCCGTCCCCTCGATCGTCGCGATCGGAGACCGCGCGTCGACCCGGTCGCCCGGCCGGACGTGCACCTCGACGATCCGACCCGCCCGCTCCGCCGGGAGCTCGTTCTGCATCTTCATCGCCTCCACGACGGCGATCGGATCGCCGGGCGCGACGGCCGCGCCAAGCTTCGCGCTCACCTTGATCACGAGCCCGGGCATCGGCGAGCGGACGACGAACCGCCCCCCGGTCCCCTCCTCCTCGCGCCGCGTTCCCGCGATCTCCTCGAGCTCGGTCCGAACGTCGACGTCGAGGTATTGGCCTTGGACGCGCACGACCCATCGGCCGGGGACGTCCCCCCGCTCGGTCTCCACCGTGTGCTGGCGGCCGCCGACGAGAAGCGAGAGGTAGAGGCGGTCGGCGAGAAACGCGGCGTCGACCTCCCGCGCCACGCCGTCGAGAAGGACGCGGAGTCCGGTCTCCGTCTCCTCGATGTCGATCGCCTTCTTCTCTCCGCCGAATTCGGCGTAGTAGCGCATCGGCGTTCCCTCGATCACGAGTCCCCGCGGAGCCCCTCGCGACGTGCGACCCACTTCCACGGCCCGCGCGCCGGGCCCTCCTCCACGACGATCCGATCCCGGTCGAGATGCGCGCGGATCGCCGCGGCGATGCGCGCCACGTCGCGCGCCCATTCTTTCGGTTGCAACATCTCGGGATGAAACGTTTCATCGATGAAGTGCGTGTCGTAGTCGCCCGAGCGGAATCGCTCGTGCTTCAGCGCCCAGAGATGGAACGGGATGTTGTGCCGGATCCCCTTGATCGCGTACTCGCCGAGCGCGCGGCGAGCCCTCGCGATGCAGTGGGGCCGGTCCTCGGCCCAGACGACGAGCTTCGCGAGGAGCGGGTCGTAGAGGATCGGCACCTCGTACCCCGCGTAGATCCCGCTGTCGTTTCGGATGCCGGGGCCGGAGGGGTTGTTCAGCCGGCGGATCTTCCCCGCGGAGGGGAGAAAGCCGTGCGCCGGATCCTCGGCGTAGATCCGGAACTCGATCGCGTGCCCGCGAAAGACGATGCTCTCCTGCGCGCGAGCAAGCGTCTCGCCGGCGGCGATGCGCACCTGCTCCCGGACGAGATCGATTCCGGTGACCGCCTCGGTGATCGGGTGCTCGACTTGGAGGCGCGTGTTCATCTCGAGAAAATAGAACGCGCGGTCCTTCCCCATGACGAACTCGACCGTCCCGGCGCTGAGATAGCCGACCGCGCGCGCCGCCTCGACCGCTTTGCGGCCGAGCGCCTGGCGGAGCTTCTCGTCGACGACGGGGCTCGGCGACTCCTCGATCACCTTCTGGAAGCGGCGTTGCACCGAGCACTCCCTCTCGCCGAGATGAAGAACGTTCCCGTGCCGGTCGGCGAGGATCTGCACCTCGATGTGGCGGGGGCTCTCGATGTACTTCTCGAGAAAGATCGTGCCGTCCCCGAACGCCTTTTCCGCCTCGGAGCGGGTTCTCTCGAGGGCGCTCTCGATCGCGGCCTCCTCCCTCACGATCCGCATCCCCTTCCCCCCTCCCCCCGCCGCCGCCTTGAGGAGGACGGGGAACCCGATCGCGCGTCCCTGTTCGCGCGCATCCTTCGCGTCGCGAAGCGGCGTTCCCGCCCCCGGGATGACCGGCACGCCGCGCTCGACCATCCGCCGGCGCGCCGCGACCTTGTTCCCCATGATCCGCATCGCCTCCGGACCCGGCCCGATGAACGCGATCTTCTCCGCCTCGCACGCGGCGGCGAACTCCGGGTTCTCCGAGAGGAAGCCGTAGCCCGGATGGATCGCCTCGGCGCCCGACTTCTTGGCGGCGCCGACGACCCGCTCGATGTGCAAGTAGCTCTCGGCGGAGGGACCGGGCCCGACGCGGTACGCCTCGTCGGCGTGCGCCACGTGGAGCGCCTCGCGGTCCGCGTCGGAGAAGATCGCCGCGGAGCGGATGCCGAGCTCGCGAAGGGATCGGAGGATTCGGACGGCGATCTCGCCTCGGTTCGCGACCATCACCTTCCGAAAGAGCATGTCGCCCCCCCACCAGGCTAGAGAGGAATGTTGCCGTGCTTCTTCTTCGGGAGGGCCTGGCGTTTGTTCTGCAGGCTCTCCAACGCGCGGATCACGCGCGGGCGGGTCTCGTTCGGCTCGATCACGTCGTCGAGGTAGCCGAGCCCGGCCGCGATGTACGGGTTCATGAACTTCTCGTTGTACTCGTCGATGAATCGGCGGCGGAGAGCTTCGCGTTCCTCGGGAGAGGCCTTCTCGATTTCCTTGCGATAGAGAATGTTCACCGCCCCCTCCGCCCCCATCACGGCGAGCTCCGCGGTGGGCCACGCGACGTTGTAGTCGCCGCGAATGTGCTTCGAGGACATGACGTCGTAGGCGCCCCCGTACGCCTTCCGGGTCACCACGGTGATCTTCGGAACGGTCGCTTCGCAGTACGCGTAGAGGAGCTTCGCCCCGTGCTTGATGATCCCTCCGTATTCCTGGTCGGTCCCCGGCAGAAAGCCCGGAACGTCCTCGAAGGTGAGAAGGGGGATGTTGAACGCGTCGCAGAAGCGGATGAAGCGGGCGCCCTTGATGGAGGAGTTGATGTCGAGAACGCCCGCGAGGACCTTCGGCTGGTTCGCGACGACGCCGACGGTTCGTCCGTTCAGCCGGGCGAAACCGACGACGATGTTGTTCGCGTAGTGCGCTTGAACCTCGAAGAACTCGCCGCCGTCCACGACGGGGCGGACGGCGGCGAGGATGTCGTAGGGCGCCTTCGGGTTGTCGGGGACGACGGAGTCGAGGCTCGTCTCCCTCCTTTCCGGGTCGTCTCCGGTCTCCTTGCGGGGCGGATCCTCGAGGTTGTTCTGCGGAAGGTACCCGAGCAGGCGCCGGATCCCGAGGATGCACTCCTGATCGTTCGCCGACAGGAAGTGCGCGACGCCGCTCGTCTCGTTGTGGGTGCGCGCGCCGCCGAGTTCTTCGGCGCTCACCTCCTCGTTCGTCACCGTGCGGATCACGTTCGGTCCGGTGACGAACATGTAGCTCGTCTTGTCGACCATGAAGGTGAAGTCGGTGATCGCCGGGGAGTAGACCGCGCCCCCCGCGCAGGGACCCATGATCGCCGAGATCTGCGGGACGACGCCGGAGGCGAGCGTGTTCCGAAGAAAGATCTCCGCGTAGCCGCCGAGGCTCTGCACGCCTTCCTGAATGCGCGCGCCCCCCGAGTCGTTCAGCCCGATGATCGGCGCGCCGTTCTCGAGCGCGGCGTCCATGAGGCGGCAGATCTTCTCCGCGTTCGATTCGGAAAGCGTGCCGCCGAAGACGGTGAAGTCCTGCGCGAAGACATAGACGAAGCGCCCGTCGACGCGCCCGTAGCCGGCGATCACGCCGTCGCCGACGACCCGCCTCTTCTCCATGCCGAAATCGGAAGACCGGTGGACGACGAAGACGCCGGTCTCCTGGAACGTGCCCGGGTCGATCAGGAGGCCGATCCGCTCGCGGGCGGTCAGCCGCCCGGAGGCCCGGATCTGCTCGATCCGCTCCGGTCCGCCGCCGAGCGCGGCCTCCTCTTTGCGCGCGCGGAGGTCCCGAATCCTCCGGCTCGATCCGTCCTCGCCCATGCCTCTCCTTCCGGAGTCCCGTCGTTCTCAGAGTGTAGCAAGCCAAGCGCGGGCTTGTCCACCGCGCCCCCGAATCAGTAGACGAAGTGCTCGAGCGGGTAGTAAGCGGTCTTCGCCGGAGAGCCGGCCGCGCGGATCCGCTCCGCGAGAAGATGGGCGTCGGCGGCGATCTCGGCGCGGGCGGGGGCCTCGATCCCCTCGGCGGCGGCCCACCCGGCGTACGTGCTCCCCTCGACGAGGCGGAAAGGCGAGAGGTAAAGGATATCGTTCGCGTCGAGAGGAAGCGAGGAGACGAGGCGAGCGGTCCCCTCGCGATGCGTCTCGCGGAAGCGAGCCCCGCCGACGCCGACGAGGAAGATGAGCCCGGCGGCGATTCCGGATTCCTTGAGCGCGCGGACCGCGCCCGGAAGCTCCTCGAGCGAGCCCGGTTTTCGGAGAAGCCGGAAGAGCTCCGGGTCCCCGGTCTCGACGCCGAGGTAGATCCTCCGAAAGCCGCGCGCGCGGAAGGGGTCGAGGCCGAAACTAAGCCGCCTCGCGAGCGACCGGACGCGCGCGAAGGCGTAGAGATCCCCCGGCGAGGGAAGCGCCGCCCCGCGCGCGCTCTCCTCGCGCACGATTTCGAGAACCCGATCGATCCGCGGGAGTAGCTTGGCGTCGGAGAGAACGAAGGGGTCGCCGTCGCCGAGGAAGATCGACCGGCGGAGAAGGATCGAGCGGCCGAAGAGGCGAAGCGCGCCGCGGACATGGCGTTCGAGCTCCTCCGGATCTCTCGCGCGGAAGGAGCGGTCCGGGTAGAGCCCGCAGAACGAACAACGATTCCAAGGGCACCCTTCGGTGAGCTGCACGACAAAGGCGAGCACGCGGTCGGGCGGGAGGATGGGGATGGGACGGTAGACGTCGGAGAAGCGCTTTTCCTCTTCTTCGAGGCGGGAGAGGTCCCATTCGGCGATCCGCGCGAGGCGCTCCTCGAGATCGCGCGTCTCGACCGCGCGGTTGTGCCCCCGAAGAAGCGCGGCGCGCGCCTCGTCCGCCAGCCGGCGGATGCGCCCGAGCACGGCCCGCTTCTCCTCCTCCCCGAGAAGACGGCCCGCCCGTTCCCTCTTCCCCTTGGCCATCATCGCGTGGGAGATGCCCCGCCGGTAGAAGCGCTCGTCGAGCTGCGCGCTGACCGGCCTCCCCTCGAGATCCCACTTGGCGATCTCGATCGAGATCCTCTCGATCGCGGTGAGGTTCGGTTGAAGGTAGGCTCGGAATCCGCCCCGCTCAATCCGCTCGATCACGTCGCCGATCCCGACGCAGAGGGGAAGAAGAGCGTGAAGACCGTGTCGCTCCCCGGATCGCTCCGGCACGCGATGCGCCCCCCGTGCTCGCGCATCACTTGCTGCACGAAGGCGAGGCCGAGACCCGTTCCGTAGGCTTTCGTCGTGTAGAAGGGGCCGAAGATCTTGCGGATCTCTTCCTTCGGGATGCCTACG
This region of Candidatus Eisenbacteria bacterium genomic DNA includes:
- a CDS encoding radical SAM protein, which codes for MIERIERGGFRAYLQPNLTAIERISIEIAKWDLEGRPVSAQLDERFYRRGISHAMMAKGKRERAGRLLGEEEKRAVLGRIRRLADEARAALLRGHNRAVETRDLEERLARIAEWDLSRLEEEEKRFSDVYRPIPILPPDRVLAFVVQLTEGCPWNRCSFCGLYPDRSFRARDPEELERHVRGALRLFGRSILLRRSIFLGDGDPFVLSDAKLLPRIDRVLEIVREESARGAALPSPGDLYAFARVRSLARRLSFGLDPFRARGFRRIYLGVETGDPELFRLLRKPGSLEELPGAVRALKESGIAAGLIFLVGVGGARFRETHREGTARLVSSLPLDANDILYLSPFRLVEGSTYAGWAAAEGIEAPARAEIAADAHLLAERIRAAGSPAKTAYYPLEHFVY